The Balneolales bacterium ANBcel1 DNA segment GGCCACCTGCATCACGGTGCCCCATTTGTTTGCCGCTGTCATTTCGACTCCATATTTGTGTTCGTAAAACTGTGCAGAAAGATTTCATGCAGGCCCGCATCGGCGGTTTGCAGGTGTCTGACCCGGCCGGCCTCTGTGAAGCCATTCAGGATGCGGTTCAGGTCGGCGTTTTCTTCCGGGTAAACCGTCCATACTTCCTGTTCCAGCGATTCCACCGCTTTGATTCCGGGGATGCGTGACAGAGCGGACGGGTCCACTCCGGCATCAAAACCGACTTCAATTTTCCGGGCCGAGATGGTTTTTTTACGAATTTCTGCGAGAGTCCCGCAGATACGCTCCCGGCCGCTGTCCAGAAGCAGGATACGGTCGGCGATACGCTCAACCAGCTGCATCTGGTGCGCGCTCAGAAGTATGGTGGTGCCGGCATTTCGCAGATCGCGGATCACATCCGACATCAGCTCCTGGTTGATGGGGTCGAAGCCCGAGAACGGCTCATCCAGCACGGCCAGAGCGGGGCGATGAAGGATGGATGCGATGAACTGGATTTTTTGCTGATTCCCTTTGGAGAGAGCCGAAACCTTGTCGCGCTTTCTGTCTGCCAGCCCAAACCGTTCCAGCCACTGCAGGGCTTCCTTTCTGATACTGTTCGGGTCATTCGAGCACAGCCCTGCCAGATAGACCAGATTTTCCAGAACTGGCATATCCTGATACAAGCCCCGCTCCTCCGGGAGATAGCCCAGCCTGGAGCGCATCACCCGGCCCTGCCCATTGATGGCCGGATCAAAACGTATCTCTCCGCGGTCGGGCTGGATGATCTGCATGATCATGCGAACCGTGGTGGTTTTTCCGGCACCGTTGGGCCCAAGCAGGGCAAAGATCTCCCCATCTTCCACCGAAAAAGAGAGCTCGTCAACGGCCTTCGCTTTTTGAAACTCCTTGACTACCGAAGACAAGGTCAGAATAGTTTTCATAGCTGCATATCGTTACGTAATCAGATAAAAAAACGGACGGCGCCCGGCCAACAAGTACACACTATTACCCAACGGCCCGGAACCGTCCGCTCATCACTGCAAATCGTTAATCCTGTTTTAGTGTCATTTTCATGGTGCCTCCACCCATCTGTGCGGGGAGGGAATCCTCGATGGAGTGGATGACTCCATCGGCTGCCACCCGGTAGGTCCGGGAGCTGCTTTTGCCGTCCAGCGCTTCAAAACGAACCTTTGTCAGTTCTTCTCCCGGACTGGACACCGCGCGCACATAGCGCACTTCCTGGCTGTTGATGTCAAAGTAGCGCAGCATGGCCGCCTCCATTCCGCTTTGAACCATGTGCGAGACAAAGAAATCGGCATGAATACCTTCCGCAAAAACCGGCGCTTCGAGGGCAACATCGATCTGATGCTGTTGTGGTCCGGCCTGAATGGTGCCGGCCACCTTGTCGTCGCTGAACGCGACCTCGATTTGGGCCATCGGCTGCTCCATCTTCCTGAGAAGCGGAATAAAGGTGGCGGGATCGGTATGGACGGCATCGGTCATGGATCCCATCGGCGAAGAGATGGCATCTTTCAGTTCGAGCACTTCGCCCTCTCCGGTTTCAACCAGCGTGGCGGTGCGTACGAGCTCCATTCCGATCTCGTTACCCTGGACATTCATGGTAATGCCGTACTCCAGCGAAGTTCCGTCGAAACCGGTGGCATCAAACCGTGGCAGAACCACCATTTTGGCCGCCTCCAGCTCCGGAGACTCCTCGGGAAGCTCTACGGTATCAACATCCACGGTTATCTCCCGAAGACGTTCGCGGTACTCCTCTTCGAGCTCCGCCTGATAGCGTCCGCCCAGATGCTCGGCGAAGAATTGCTCCATGGCATAAGTGAAGGCGAGGCGGTTGACCTGCCGGGCGAACCCGTGGCCTTCATCCTCGGCAACCAGATACTCCACATCGCGGCCCAGATCGCGCATGGCCACTACAATCTGATCCGATTCGGCCTGGACAACGCGCGGATCGTTGGCGCCCTGGACCACCATCAGCGGCGCGGTTATGTTTTCGGCAGAAAAGAGCGGCGACTGCTCCATCAGCCGGGCGTAATCCTCCGGGTCGTCGGGATCTCCGACGCGGGTGTGGAAAATCTTGCGAATGGGTCCCCAGTAGGCCGGGATGGAGTTAAGCAGCGTAATGATGTTGGACGGGCCGACGAAAGAGATGCCGG contains these protein-coding regions:
- a CDS encoding ATP-binding cassette domain-containing protein; the protein is MKTILTLSSVVKEFQKAKAVDELSFSVEDGEIFALLGPNGAGKTTTVRMIMQIIQPDRGEIRFDPAINGQGRVMRSRLGYLPEERGLYQDMPVLENLVYLAGLCSNDPNSIRKEALQWLERFGLADRKRDKVSALSKGNQQKIQFIASILHRPALAVLDEPFSGFDPINQELMSDVIRDLRNAGTTILLSAHQMQLVERIADRILLLDSGRERICGTLAEIRKKTISARKIEVGFDAGVDPSALSRIPGIKAVESLEQEVWTVYPEENADLNRILNGFTEAGRVRHLQTADAGLHEIFLHSFTNTNMESK